The DNA window TTCTTCCTGTAAACGGGATGGATACAACAGATCCCTAATGCAGCACATAAGACAATAGTCATACAGCATTGCCAAATCTGTTGCAGAACCAATACTAGCAGAGCTTTATGACTTCCAttataaggccagggccccacgtggcataaacgccaTAACAAATCCCTGCAAAAAAAatacccacagcagaaatgctgcaattattgcgtttatggaaatcgcagcatgtcaattatacctatatggcaaTGCTGGCGGTTttggtataggtataattgaagcagacagtccacagaggaaaactgcggactattggtggtttttcctgcagcgctttttcactgcagcccaatatgtggggccttagtctaaatagAAACCCTTACCACAGATGTTTAAGGCCCCGAACTGTCATGTATTGCAATGCAATTACTGTCCATAGTAAAAGCCAAACTCAATCACCAAAGTTGTAAAAGTCTGACAGTCTCCCCATTACCTTCCAGTTAAGAGATTTGTCTTCCATAAGTTCAGCATAGCGCTTTTGCACTGTTTTCTGGAAAGCACTTGTCTCATAGCGTTCATTTCCAAAATCCCCACGTTTAGAGGCCGCCTCTGCAGTGATGTTTAAAAAGACAACAAGATCTGGCTTTGGAAGTCCGACATCAGGCTGCTTACACCAGTGCAAGGAGAAATTCTGAAAAAAGAAACAGGAGCTTACCTTTTTGCTATAGACAGACACCTCAAAGTGTCCATATTGCATATTACGGCTGTTTTACACTAACTGGTACATTTAGAAGGAATATACCCGACTGTCCGTTACTATAAAGCTGATCTGAGCTCAAACAGACTCTGCCCCGCGCGGATCATTTGACCGCCAGGGTTAGAAgggagccgcatcatggcggcgacCATAGCTGTGTACGCAGTGATCAGGGAAGGTAGTTACAGTTGGCTCCATTTCAACAGCTGAACAATTTCAGTAccagtacgtccttgcagaacaaggcaaccacttccggATGTAAATACTCTATGggcagtccagaagtggttaaagggggtttccaggcaaaaattattctttttataataataataaaaaaaaaagggatctgTTAGTGCTTATTAATGGGATAATAAGtgtacccaaatacctttagcagtgttttgaatgatttctgggtttATCTCGGAGCGCCtaccatcttctgcatttgtttacaggtgtagcttcctgctgccttagctaatgtaatgcattatgcTACTTGTAGGTTCTCACACTCACTCACATATCCCATACACCCCATTTGTCTCCCTAGTTATCCTGCTCACTACTAGCCCACCCCCCTataccattatacttacctgtctttttcctgtccagacttccttctgtggggaacAGCTCCTTCTCTTCTTTGATTCTGCCAGTGCCTGCACAAAAGTCCAGGCACTGTGCTGTAGCcttcactccatctctactgtgcaggcaTAGGTGGCTCTTTTGGGCTTCCACGCTTATGCAAGAGATTGCGTGTCGGCTACAGCGCAAAGCCGGGACTCTGGCTCTTTAGCGTATACAGGGGCAGACGTCACAGAAGGAGGAGGAATTCTGgtaggaagagaggtaagtataatggggtgaagAGGGTAGTAGTAGTGACTGTTTCCGGATCGTAACTGAATTAGCAGAAAATGTCTCcgtggcagtcacatgaccgctccagggatatgggtaactacatTTTTGCTGAATTatttaatttagaaagtaggcagggggaggatgtttagattagtgtaggttctggggatattatcactccttagggagagatcaccttcacaggcataTGCAGACTTACAAAAGCaattttcactccactgggggattatgggaaaaatatgcaaatctgttttccaagatgtaaataggaaaacagtgcctctgtttactgccctctaggggcaaccccattaaacatcatgcacgacttttagcaaacagaggcactggttTTCTatctacatcttggaaaacagatttgcatattttacccatagattagtgtaggaatttatatttatcccagacaacacctttaaggttTGTTGTGAGTTTTGACTTCTCTTTCAAGCTTAGTGGTGAAAAACTGCAAACATTCTTCATCAAAAAAAGACAAAGGGAATGTTGGCTGTCTAATTTATTTTCTTCAAATCACCTCTATACTGCAGCAATTTCATtatatgtgaatgtaccctagcAAAAACCCCATCATAAAACAAAAGTATAACAAATGACATAACAAGGAACAAACTAAAAACTGTGAATCTAGACATAAATCTTATATGCAGTGTGTTGCACTGCTGTCCTGTATTCCAGATAACTTCACATTACCTCTTTTGAACTTGTGAATGCAACACCAGAAAATGCATATCTGTCCACCACAAGAGTGACTCCACttctcagcttctcttttataagAGGACTGTAAAACATAGAAAACTTGCATGAACGTATTTATATTCATAGTCACTAACATTTCATGGACTACACAAACTTCTTCAGCTCAAAGAAAGGCCACAGGAAATGCTAGAATTGAAGCCTCTGAGGAGCTTTCAAGGTTGAaggatatacacaatacacaatattTTGTAAATAATTTGCCAAGAAAGTAAAGATGTAGCAGGAAACATTGCAGTATTAAAGTGAGACTTTGGGTGGAAGACCACTGATGCATCAGATAAATACttagaaataaaaatatttaaggTGCATGTGGTGCAAATAAAATCAAATCAGTCTTACACATGCTCCCAGCGGTTGGCAGAAAACAGCAGGTGGACAGTATGATCTTCAAGGTTACTTTTTTTCTCAAGGTATGAACCAACAAGACGCCCAATTTCTGTTGTTctttctgcaaaaaataagtctCATGCTGAGAAATTCCTTTTAGATGGGTTGTGCCATTAAGAACCCCAATCCCCAGCAATCAAGACAACATGCGCCTGAAAGCCTCATTTCTCCTCCATGTGAAGGAAGCagaccattcacttctatggagcttcATGGACCATAATCTCCAGACGTGAACAACGTGCCCTTAGTGCTTGTGCACTGGTGCTTTATTCACATGGAGACGTAGGGGACTTTCGGATCCCAATTCTCCTGATCCAGCAGTAGGATCCGCATCAAGCTAACAACTTGTTCTtaaaggtaacagactccctttaacctaaaaaaaaaaagtagagaatAATATAGTAACCATCAACACAGTTAAATATGTTCAGGTAAAGCAAACCTAACACCTTTTTCCCCTCATGAAAATCCattcctctgttgctgagataatgacaatttggcacttttgatttctttttttcccgctatgaaGTTTACCATATGGAAAACATATTTTAAGTTTGTAGAGCAGGCGTGAAATGGCTGcaatcagagtggactctgatcacGAACATTTGCTCCAAGTCTCTGCTCTGCTGAAGcgcagccgccatctttaaagggattctatcattagaatccctttttttttttatatatatatacacaataaatacacatagaaatagccttaaccccttaaggaccaggccattttttggttttgcattttcgtttttccctcctcacatttcaagagccataactttttcatttttcagttcagagtcacatgatggcttattgtttgcaggacaaattgtactttgtaatagcaccattcaatatgctgtgcaatgtactgggaagctggaaaaaaattcagaatgaggtgcaattggagaaaaaatgcatttgcgccattttcttatgggtttaatttttacagcgttcactgtttggtacaaatgacatgttacctgtgttctacgtgtcagtacgaacgcggtgataccaaatttatatagcatttgtaattttttgatacttttaaaaaatgataaactttgcaaatagaaaaaaaaatttgtgtcgtcatgttctaacacctgtaactttttcatatttccatgtatggagctggttgtggtgtctttttatgcgggacaagatgacgtttctattgataccatttggggaaagatctgatggtttgatcactttttattcaattttttataggaggcaaagtgttgaaaaaaaacgctatttggctatttttattttttttgccgctacattgttcgcagtacgggataaatgttttaatattctaatagttcgggcattttggagcgcggggatacctaatatgtttaatgttctttaatcacttttatagctgatctagggaaaggggggtgatttgaacttttatatttttttaattttttcaatacttttaaaaacttttttttttcttgttatacatttatgatcagaccccttaggtaccttgaaacctagggggtctgatcgctcatactattcactgcaatactacagtattgcagtgaataggaaaatcgcagcacttctattagacgatgcctctggcatcgtctaatagatctagtgcagagacaagcctggaagccttcaataggcttccggctgtcatagcaaccgatcaccgccctcatgtgacgttcaggagggtggcgatcggcgaaacatggcggcgcccgtgccgccgtttacacactgcgatcacgtttgaccgcagtgtgtaaagggttaacagcagcgatcggctcgggcaccgaccgctgctgttattggcaggtcctggctgtatgatacagccggcatctgccctgtatggagcgagctcagcgtgtgagctcgctccatacatccccatgcgacccatgacgtacagttacatcatgggtcgctaaggggttaagaaaggctattcctctcttacattttttattattctaaTCCGCACTGCCGTTCTTGAGGAATTTCTTCCTTacacaaatgagttttcttgcagcactgagggcattcCCCAgctcttaaacagcactggggtcgccCCCCAATGTTGCTTCAAAACCCTCCAGCgacagcctctgtcttcttcaccgCTTCTTCTCTCATGCTCCTCTTTTCTTGGTCCAaaagggccgactgcgcatgcctgtcagctattttcttgtggcctctcaCATAAGCGTCCGGTCGGCCACAGACAtgcacagtgcttttggctgaagatgcagCCGATGACCTGTCGAAGAGAGtgtccggagaagaagacagcACGTTTGAGCGCAGGGAAACGCCGTCTGTGCtacctgaaaactcatttacatatggaaggatgaagaaattcctcaggaatggcggtgcaaatcagaaaaagaaaggtaagagaagaatagactttctaaaggctattgtgacatgtatttagttaaaaaagggaattctaatgatagaatccctttaagtggattgTGTTTCCGTTTCTCGAACCCCCATGCAGactcgaagaacagaaacccaagcacaggtgtgaacctagcgttagacatAAGAATAGGgccaagttcacacctgcacccgatctGCACCTGGGCATTCCATTCCCTGTTCTGATTTAaaaatatgggaaaaaaaaaaaaaaaaaaagtcctgtaagccgcacttttctctctgcattatcTGCCCTTTTCAGGCGGACCCGAttctagtctatggagtctgtgggtcTCCGAAGGTGActgtttccttaaagaggacctttcatcagattgggcacaggcagttttatatactgctggaaagctgactgtgcgctgaattcagcacactattggctttcccgatctgtgccccgggtaaagcgctatcggtcccggtaccgtaacgctttacagtcagaagggcgttcctgacagtctgtcaggaacgtccttctgtacaagcagcgcctattgcaccgTACAGTGTgagcactgtacagcgcgataggtgctgctttgaagaaggacgttcctgactgactgtcagaaatgcccttctgactgtaaagcgttacggtaccgggaccgatagcgctttacccggggcacagatcgggaaagccaatagtgtgctgaattcagcgcactgtcagctttccagcagtatatagagctgcctgtgcccaaactgatgaaaggttctctttaagcggattaggtttccgttcagggggtccccaagctgaccCCTGGAAACAGAaatccgaatgcaggtgtgaacctagctttagctcCTAGTCTCATGTGTATGGCTACAGTAATAGTCCTTAAAGCGCCTGAGGCCAAGCAGCAGTAACTAGATACTCCCTCCCTATTACTAGAAGCTTTGCATATACACCTATTCACACACATCCGATTTTTTGCCTTTACATAACCGACTCTCTCACCAAACGTTTCATTGTATGACTGACCCAGATTCCCATATAACCCCTTATGTACAGTGCTGCCCTCACCTGGGAAGCGCATGCCCTCGGCCTTGTACCCTTGCTCTTTCAATGCCTCCACTAGTCTTCGGGCCTGAGTGCTCTTGCCAGCCCTATCTGCACCTTCCAGAACAATCAGAGCACCGCGCCGTCCTGCCATCTTCCAGCCACTACCACAGGACACCCCTATCACGTCAGTCACCCGGTCAGAATTACCGCTTTCCCTCAAGAGCCAATCAGGAATGACCTTAATTGGCGCGCTCCAATAATATGAAGGCAGGCGCGGGTCCGCTGTGTAGCTAGTAATTAGCCACGCCCAATAGCCTTTCAGCCTACGAAGCCGTCTACCAATGGGAAAAGAGAACATCCGAGACAACCCACCAATCACCAAGGCTCACACAATGGGCGGGATCAgacggaaaagtaaaaaaaaaaaactccattggTTTGCGCAGAGCGCGGGCAGCCCGTGCTCATGAATATTAATCAAGCAGACGGCCAACCCGACACGCCGGAAACGCACTGCTCATGAATAATCCAGCGAGTCGCTGAGCGGGACTGAGATCTGAGGAAGGAAACGCTCCCACTTTCCGAACATGGCGACGGCGATGTACCTGGAACACTACTTGGATAGTGAGTGTGGGGACAGGAGGGATGAATGGCCTTGGTAGGCGGAGGTGTTATCGCTTAGTGCGGGGGGTTACCGCAAAAAGAATCGACCGAGCGTGTTATTAAAACTGCGTCACCACTTTGCGGGCGCGCGCTCCTTCCTTGCAGCCCTACGTGATGACGTAGTGGGCTTACGTAATTGGCTTGAGCAAggaaaactttattgaaaatttgAACCTGTAATGATTGAACCTGTAATGTGTGGAAAACACTTAACTGTTACATAACTGTCTTATAAGCCACAGTGTATAAGAGTAGGGGCTGGAGCCGAGGCACAACCTGTAGCATAGGCTACACAAGGAAAAGAGGCAGATTAGCCTTTGTGGACATACATCTTGTGTGCACATCTGTTGGCACAGTGAAGGACATTTACTAAACTGGTCTCACTGGTTCTGTGGTGTATTTTTAGTACACTGCTATTTGTTGCCAAAAATTGTGCCACTTTGTCCATTTTCTGACCTGCTCAGTGATCAGAGCAGCAAGATGTACAAGGTGGGCTGGAGACGCCTCCCCATACAGATGCACTGTAACTTGAATGGAAAGTGTCCGCCATTTtcccatttatttattaaaaacagTTGGTGAAATATCACTTTTTCAAATCTTTTATTTTCTGATTCTAAATTTTACTTTGTATTCTTTTCCCACATGATTATCAGGGCCGCCATCTTGGCTGAGCTTCTCCTTTGGTCTGTTAACAGCACTTAGTGACATGCTTTACAGCATCATCATGGCCCTAGGCAGCGATAGGCTCATTGAGCTGTATAGGAGAGTTTTGTAGACTTGTTCTCTGCAGGGAGTAGACAGACTGTGATCTCTATCATCAATAGCTGTAGAGTTTTGAAGTTCTATTGTGGTTTAATTTCCATCACAAACAAGACTGATAAGATCACAGTTGAATTGGCAAGTGCAAAGCTAGGGTCACATCTGTTTCCGAGAATCTGTTTGAGACTCCATTGCAGAGTTTGTCGAAAGTTGGCGTGATAAAAATTCCTCCACcattttcagtttaaaaacaatggatcccattatagataATT is part of the Leptodactylus fuscus isolate aLepFus1 chromosome 3, aLepFus1.hap2, whole genome shotgun sequence genome and encodes:
- the DTYMK gene encoding thymidylate kinase — encoded protein: MAGRRGALIVLEGADRAGKSTQARRLVEALKEQGYKAEGMRFPERTTEIGRLVGSYLEKKSNLEDHTVHLLFSANRWEHVPLIKEKLRSGVTLVVDRYAFSGVAFTSSKENFSLHWCKQPDVGLPKPDLVVFLNITAEAASKRGDFGNERYETSAFQKTVQKRYAELMEDKSLNWKVIDAAQSMEDVHNVIKQMSEAIIKEASDQPIGKLWVED